The Rhipicephalus sanguineus isolate Rsan-2018 chromosome 4, BIME_Rsan_1.4, whole genome shotgun sequence DNA window atatatatattgaatagAGCAGTCATGAAAACTTTACAGCTATTTTCGGTATGTTGCTGCTTCAGTGTACCACGGGCATATTTGATATCTCGATAAAAACACCCACACGTGCACTATAGCATTCATTCTTCAATGCAGTCGAaactctgttttttttattatttcgtacAAAAGACAAAGCCGAGTGCCGTATGAAGTGCAGGGAACACGGTCATACCCTCAAATCCATCTGCTTCTGACGTATTGAAGCATCAAGCCAAACTGAAAGCGATAATGATTAGCAAACGATCACGTCACCAACGCTGTAAATGCGTCGGTGGACCGAGCTGGCTGTTCACAACGACAGCTGGCGCCGGCATCAGTGCGTGGCTTTTTAAACGTTCTGTGATAGCCCTCAAACGCGCAGGTGGCCCATGGTCGCTCCACACAGTCTCGCAGAAGCTCGCATTCACAGCTGCGCACAAGTACTGCAGTAGTGCAAGAAAGCATAGTAAACGCCGCCCGACATCAAGGTTTCTGCTCATCGACTTCGCTGCCTACGGCGTTTCTCACGGTATGGTGGATAATTTCGCTCTTTGAACTGTCTTTGCATAATATTACGTTCTCATTCAGAACCGTCGCAATTTCATCTCTTACCTCGCGTTATTTCTGCCAGTGACGCTTCGCGCTTTCAGGGACCATATTGTTGTGCGTGGGTAAAGTGGGCGTTTAGCTTCAACTCCAATGTCGTTAGGTTTGTATGTCCCCATAACCGCACTTATATTGCAATTACTTTGTTTCTACCGTCGCCCGCGAAGCGCTTTTCGCAATATGCTGTCCACGCCGTGCCTGTTTTATTTTGGTCTGCCGTTATTCTTTCGTTATTCCGTTGTCAGGCGGGGTTAATCGAACTTAGTCTTTTTTACCAAAAATTATCCACACTTTCAAGCTGCTTTAACTGAAGTTTTGTTAAAATTGTACTCTTTGTAGTTTCCCCATGGCTGACGCAGCGAACCAGGATGATGTCCCCGAGCCTCAGCCATTGCCTGGATACCAACGCCTGTGTTTCATTTGGGTTTTCCTGGCGGCTTTAGCAGCGTCAGCTGTCCCGGCGGGTTTTTATACCTACTCCTATTTCCTTGCGCCACCGTCTTCATTGCCACCACCAATAATGGAAATGTCACCATGGAACGAATGGCGGGATCGGTACTACGGTGACACGCGGATCCCCCGCATCCTTATTTGGACCGGTTCATATTCCGGGAATTCCCATGTTTCTCGCATCGAAAAGCCCGCAGAAAACATCACGTGCAACATCAACGATGGTCACGACGACAGCCGCCGCTCCTCCCAGCTGCCATGTTTTGTGACTCACGACCGGAGCCTCCTCATGGAAAGTGACGCCATTGTTTTTCATGCTGACATCGTGAACGTGAGCGACCTTCCCAGAAAGCGTGCCTCGAACCAATTGTGGGTGTTCTGGGCGCGCACTCACCCGGCAGCACCGGCTCCTGTGGATGACTATCTTGAAGAAGCCACTTCGCACGTCGAGGGGACGGGAACGCCCTCATCACTGCCCATTCAGTTGTCGCAAATCTTTAACTGGACCATGGCCCATCGTGAGGACGCCGCCGTTCATATCGCCCACAAGAGTTTCGTCCCTGAATTCCCGTCAACTGCTGATATGCTATCATCTATCTTTATTCAGAGTCCGCGGTCAGCTTTGTCAAGAAGACGGGACGCCGTCTGGATCGCTTCAAATTGCGAACTAGAAAAATTCAAGGAGGAGCAAGAAAGAAGACGTCGTAATAACGATCTTGTGGACGACCTCGGTGATCTGCATGAGCTCGACGGCATGACACAAACCGACCTGCAGGTACTGCCCGACTGTGGGGCCAGTCAGTGCAAGTCGCCGACCGACTGCGTCGCGCAAATCGCCAAGAAATTCAAGTTCATCGTGGTGGCATCGACGCCAGCCTGCTTTGAAAGTGTCGACAACCTCGTCTACGAAGCGTTCAAGCACGACATCGTGCCGGTCGTGCTTGCGTCGCCCAACTTCAAGCTAAGTTTCCCGCCCAAATCCGTGGTCACCACAAGAGACAAGCCGGGGCGTTTTCCCGAGCTCCTGCATGCACTGCTTACGGATCCCGGAAAATACGAGGCCTACTTCGATTGGAAACACAAGTTCCGGGTTACCACACTGGAGAACGAGCTGTGCCCGTTGTGCCTGGCTATGCAGGAGCAGCCCAAGCGGACGTCTCCGCCTGCACTTGACTACCGAGAGTGGTGGGAGCGTcgcgtcagctgccgtgccgaaGCGTTGTTTGACGTGGACACTTTCCGCAAGGACGCACCCTCGTTGCCTTAGCAAGAAACTCACCCACTTCGGCGTACATCTACCCTAAATGTGCTCACTCGTGAAGTATATGCACTTCTTGTTAACTTTCAACTTTGAGTTTTACAACTAGGTGTGCGGCTATGCCTTTTTAACACTGCTCATAACTCAATTCACTTATTGCTGATTGTTCTTCTGTGCTGTCGAATAAACCATTCTTCTGGCAAATTTTGGAATTATTTCGACATGACCGGTAAGCGGAAAGTAATATTTTAGGAGCGGACAACAAACTTAATATGCGTAGTGTTTACATTAACCCATTGAGGCACGCCAATTGTCGTTGTTTTAAATATTAATTGTTTTATGCAAGAGTTGTGAGAAAAGGTTACAAACAGATATTGGACACCAGAAAAAAATATTGCTGCTTGTTACAAAGTGCACGAGGTGGTCAGCAGTGCCAGAAGGGTCTCTACAAGGTACATATTTCACATATGGTCCTTTGCGATGTATAGGCAACTTTGCGCTTTTCCCTTTTAAAGTTATGTGAATATTGCTGCTTGTTACAAAGTTTGCACGAGGTGGTCAGCAGTGCCAGAAGGGTCTCTACAAGGTACATATTTCACATATGGTCCTTTGCGATGTATAGGCAACTTTGCGCTTTTCCCTTTTAAAATTATGTATTGCGCCAGTcggaaaaaggtttttttttgttctcttccgAGGGCACAGTGGCACATTGACGCTTGCACAGCCAAATTGTTCTCGATGGCAGTGCTTTTGGTGCTGCATTTCCCGCATCTTCGCTTAGCTGTGAGCATCTTGTTGGTCGACGAAATatagtgcttgttttttttttcttctgcgcgtACAGATTAGTATCAAACAGTCTTCTAAATCCACTCGAGCGTTCACAAAAGGCTCAAAATGCCAAACGGGTCAATactgttaaaggggtcataaCCCATCCCTtgcgcttggcgtgaaaaacaccctggaacGAGTCGGACCGTTCCCAGGGATAtctagccgaaagaattttttgAAAACGTAAAGTAGGGCCGGAAATATAGCGATCGCTACGTTTGCCTGACGcattccctctcaactcgcttcattctgGAGGAGAGGGCAGCGCTGTTCGAGGTGCCCGGCCTGGTGCATTACGTCACCTCgattcaatgttgtgtggttttcTGTCTGCGTAACTTGGCGGttttgacggctgctgctggcaactaatagttccggtcggctgcttctcgctgcgcGGCGCGGCCTGGCGCGGCGTATGGCGTCTGGGGTCCAAGCGCTGACGTGTGGTTCTATCCTGGACTTCCgtcattttctgtcaaatttgacgtaggcgtgacatgtacacaatgatgacgcaaacgcatgaaatgcttgcgaaacgtgccgtgaaggggacataaaatACATAGAAACGCGCAAATAGATAACATTTTGTTTCTCTAATTGtaaatgcagcaaaaaaaaaggaaagttagGCCTTTAGTTTTAAAGTCGTGAAGCAGACGATATTgcctgcaatttagcgccatttttggagatgagcgacaaagccatagtaacttttctagccaataagcgagccagccaagccagcgtcgacactGCCGACTTATTATTTCTCTGGttattttgtgtaggtgttctgtggttatgtcggcagatcggcgaacagtgggccgcgatgttggattttttttaccgatcgtccccgtagGGGGAGAGTTGTTTGCGACATACTTCCGGAGGTGcgacgggagccgtgacagatgatgacagagcgcctttaccgcctgggccccagcatcGAAGTAAGGTGGCGGCAGCGCGAGCCCGAAGTGCGGAATCACAGCGCAATCAGGTAaacttgcgtttcactcgggtggtgttgacgttcTAGCTATGCACACGCTTATTCCAGcagaacaggcggagggccgtttgatttggcgacgcacgtttcggtggacgacgtcCGCACCGTTACAATAATGCCCGTCGACTCCGTGTTGGGCTGCGGCGGCCCTTTGTTCCcaaggcccgcggcgtccagaagtgCTGCCGATAGtctagagataaggagctgcacagcattgcaagtattataATGCCCCTTCTGTCACTTCTgacttttttgttgcggtggcggTTCCGTGTCTAGTTTATCTGAAGTAATGTACCGAGTAGCCCAATAGCCAGTTGtgctatttataacgtctccgaacCGCAAAGTAtgttcctgaactgtcgtgatcattaggATGATGCTATACGTTTTGctaaggatgcgtaaggactactgtaaataaaagttacaatcatgtaattatacagaagcagaagcaataaggGTTAAGTATCAGGGCCTCGCGTTATGCACGATCAATTGAATCTGAATGATATGGTCTAGGCGAATCTGCATCCGCAGAAGTGATGCATCACCGAAGGTGTTAACGATGGAAGGTACTTCTACGTTACTGACAACATACGCATAAGAAGTGCATGGCCACAgttaaagaagaggaattgtagtatttcacgcagttgatgttacacTAAACTGGTatcactaagaagtgcacaaactgcatgcAAAGAGATGTTTTTTTTCCAAGTGTccttgtttcaaaactggctgacaaaatattagaggcatcctctGTTGTTGTtggcagtgaatgataagacaatgctgtaaacaacttgactgcttttttatAAATagtttgcacgtgacgtcatggacgtaCAATATGGCTCCAATGACGTTGATGACGTTGAAGCAGTATAATCGCCCAGCGATTAACGTGCTTCGGTGTGATAACGatgtcgctggaacgttattggtcCTATGTGCATCAATAAAGAAGGAACTAGCATGCGATTTACTGATAAaactaacgtgacatcacaaagttccCGTCCCAACATGTTGGTGTTCCAACGTGGCTGTgtgagtgacgtcagtgcaagccatctaatATTGCAAGGATGAACCATATTATGGTTGCTCAAGAGTTATGAAAAAACAAGGcgatttctgcaaagcagttggaAAGTCATTACAGACGATGATGAATTTActcaatacattctgaaatatcacgttaatcttgcatgtaaacttgtatagtccaccagagaaaccaggacagaaatgagtaacacagcgctgtgtccacgTTGACCCTGTCGGTACTGGTTCATTTTGTGCACCGTAGGCGTGTACATATATCACCAATCAGAGCAAGcgtgtgctcttgcatgtacgagtggctactacatgaatagagcttttgtacagcacctgccagactcgtacagtcatcacatgatgtGCAATGTCCGTCACTGGGCTCGCATTGtcaataaagtgctgaaaa harbors:
- the LOC119390628 gene encoding alpha-(1,3)-fucosyltransferase fut-3; translation: MSPWNEWRDRYYGDTRIPRILIWTGSYSGNSHVSRIEKPAENITCNINDGHDDSRRSSQLPCFVTHDRSLLMESDAIVFHADIVNVSDLPRKRASNQLWVFWARTHPAAPAPVDDYLEEATSHVEGTGTPSSLPIQLSQIFNWTMAHREDAAVHIAHKSFVPEFPSTADMLSSIFIQSPRSALSRRRDAVWIASNCELEKFKEEQERRRRNNDLVDDLGDLHELDGMTQTDLQVLPDCGASQCKSPTDCVAQIAKKFKFIVVASTPACFESVDNLVYEAFKHDIVPVVLASPNFKLSFPPKSVVTTRDKPGRFPELLHALLTDPGKYEAYFDWKHKFRVTTLENELCPLCLAMQEQPKRTSPPALDYREWWERRVSCRAEALFDVDTFRKDAPSLP